The Deltaproteobacteria bacterium DNA segment GAGGTCTCCTGCGAAGCGTCTTGGAGATTCAACTCCAGCAGTCGGCGCAGGAGCTCCCGCCGGGCGGTGGGGCTGATGGTGTAGCGGCTTTGGCCGCGTTCGTTGTGGTGGAAGCCGTGGGCGGGGTCCAAGGCCTGAGGCCTGGCCTTCCAGGCTGGGGGGGCGGGAGTAGAACCTGGATTGTCGGTCCAGCCGTAGCAGGCGAGCACGCCGGGGGTCCGTCGCGGCGGGCTGGGCTGGGGCGCTTCACTCGACTTCCGCCGCCGAACCACGCTAGACTTCAACAGGATGAAGGCGAAGACGAAGAACCCAAAGCCCACCACGGTGAGGAGCGCGCAGTACGAATACACGGTCATCTTCGAACCGGCTGAGGAGGGTGGCTACGTGGTCACGGTCCCGGCGCTACCGGGCTTGCACACCGAGGGCGATACCTTCGAGGAAGCGCAGGCGATGGCAGCGGACGCGATCCGTTGCTACATCGAGGGCTGCCTCCTCGACGGAGAAGAAGTGCCGGTCGAGCACGGCTACGCAATCACGCAGCGCGTTCCGGTGCATGTGAGTGCCGTGAAGGCATGAGCCGACTGCCGTCGTGCACCCCAAGCGATGTCATCCGGGTGCTCGAACGCGCGGGCTGGCAGTACCGCAATGCACCGGTTCCCATCGCCGCCATAAGCACCCCACACGTCCAGGAACCGTCATCGTCCCTTCCATCGGCGCGACATGAAACGGGGCTACGATGCTCGGAATCATCAAGGACGCCGGCCTCACGATCGACGAGTTCATCGAGCTGCTCCGCTCGTAATGCTGCCCCAGTGCGCATGCGCCTGAGACAGGATGTGGCAGCGCGTCGCGCTCACTCGTCGCCTTCGATGATGCGGACGGTCTCCAGGGATCGAAGCGTGTGCAGGCCCGCCTGCGCGCGCTGTTCGAGACGCTCGACGCCTGCGTGAATCGCCACGATG contains these protein-coding regions:
- a CDS encoding type II toxin-antitoxin system HicB family antitoxin, producing MKAKTKNPKPTTVRSAQYEYTVIFEPAEEGGYVVTVPALPGLHTEGDTFEEAQAMAADAIRCYIEGCLLDGEEVPVEHGYAITQRVPVHVSAVKA